A DNA window from Canis lupus dingo isolate Sandy chromosome 2, ASM325472v2, whole genome shotgun sequence contains the following coding sequences:
- the NSA2 gene encoding ribosome biogenesis protein NSA2 homolog — protein sequence MPQNEYIELHRKRYGYRLDYHEKKRKKEGREAHERSKKAKKMIGLKAKLYHKQRHAEKIQMKKTIKMHEKRNTKQKNDEKTPQGAVPAYLLDREGQSRAKVLSNMIKQKRKEKAGKWEVPLPKVRAQGETEVLKVIRTGKRKKKAWKRMVTKVCFVGDGFTRKPPKYERFIRPMGLRFKKAHVTHPELKATFCLPILGVKKNPSSPLYTTLGVITKGTVIEVNVSELGLVTQGGKVIWGKYAQVTNNPENDGCINAVLLV from the exons ccacaaaatgaatatattgagTTACACCGGAAGCGCTATGGCTATCGTTTGGATtaccatgagaaaaagagaaagaaagaaggtcgAGAGGCTCATGAACgttcaaaaaaagcaaaaaagatgaTTGGTCTGAAAGCTAAGCTCTACCATAAACAGCGCCATgctgagaaaatacaaatgaaaaagac tatcaagatgcatgaaaagagaaacaccaaacaaaagaatgatgaaaagacTCCACAGGGAGCAGTACCTGCATATCTACTGGACAGGGAGGGGCAGTCCCGAGCTAAAGTACTTTCCAATATGATTAAACAAAAGCGAAAAGAGAAAGCG GGAAAGTGGGAAGTTCCTTTACCCAAAGTTCGTGCTCAGGGAGAAACAGAAGTATTAAAAGTCATTcgaacaggaaagagaaaaaagaaagcatggaagAGGATGGTCACTAAAGTCTGCTTTGTTGGAGATGGCTTTACTAGAAAACCACCTAAATACGAAAGATTCATTAGGCCAATG GGCTTACGTTTCAAAAAGGCCCATGTAACACATCCTGAATTGAAAGCCACCTTTTGCCTGCCAATACTCGGTGTAAAAAAGAATCCCTCATCCCCACTATATACAACTTTGGGTGTTATTACCAAAGGTACTGTCATTGAAGTGAACGTGAGTGAGTTGGGCCTTGTGACACAAGGAGGCAAAGTTATTTGGG gaaaatatgcCCAGGTTACCAACAATCCTGAAAATGATGGATGCATAAATGCAGTCCTGCTGGTTTAA